One Methylobacterium oryzae DNA window includes the following coding sequences:
- the fumC gene encoding class II fumarate hydratase, which translates to MRRETDSMGGIDVPADRYWGAQTQRSLQHFSIGDDRMPKRVYHAYGYVKKAAALVNAAAGRLEDWRAQAIVQAADETIAGKLDAHYPLYVWQTGSGTQSNMNVNEVLSNRAIQLLGGALGSKSPVHPNDHVNMGQSSNDTFPTAMHIATVLELDEVLLPKARALADAIDAKAQAWMDVVKTGRTHLQDATPLTVGQEWSGYVAQMRDALALVEASRAGLYELAAGGTAVGTGLNAPKGFSAEIAAKIADLTGKPFVTAPNKFAAQGSLDAMVAAMAAVRGLAVALMKIANDMRWLASGPRCGLGELLLPANEPGSSIMPGKVNPTQCEALVMVCIQVIGEDNAVAFAGAQGNFELNAMRPIIINNTLHAIRVLGDACEKFRTYSVAGTELNRTRIDETVNQSLMLVTALSPVIGYDLASKIAHRANDEGTTLREAALAEGVPAERFDAVCDPRTMIGHGLAGA; encoded by the coding sequence ATGCGGCGTGAGACGGATTCGATGGGCGGGATCGACGTGCCGGCGGACCGCTACTGGGGCGCGCAGACGCAGCGCTCGCTCCAGCACTTCTCGATCGGCGACGATCGCATGCCCAAACGGGTCTACCACGCCTACGGCTACGTCAAGAAGGCCGCCGCCCTGGTCAACGCGGCCGCCGGCCGCCTGGAGGATTGGCGCGCGCAGGCCATCGTCCAGGCCGCCGACGAGACGATCGCGGGCAAGCTCGACGCGCACTATCCGCTCTACGTCTGGCAGACCGGCTCCGGCACCCAGTCCAACATGAACGTCAACGAGGTGCTGTCGAACCGCGCGATCCAGCTCCTCGGCGGTGCGCTCGGCTCCAAGAGCCCGGTTCACCCGAACGACCACGTCAACATGGGCCAGTCGTCGAACGACACCTTCCCGACCGCGATGCACATCGCCACGGTGCTCGAACTCGACGAGGTCCTGCTCCCCAAGGCGCGGGCGCTGGCCGACGCGATCGACGCCAAGGCCCAGGCCTGGATGGACGTGGTCAAGACCGGCCGGACCCACCTGCAGGACGCGACCCCGCTTACCGTCGGCCAGGAATGGTCGGGCTACGTGGCACAGATGCGCGACGCGCTGGCCCTCGTCGAGGCGTCGCGCGCCGGGCTGTACGAGTTGGCGGCCGGCGGCACCGCGGTCGGCACCGGCCTCAACGCCCCGAAGGGCTTCAGCGCGGAGATCGCCGCCAAGATCGCCGATCTCACCGGCAAGCCGTTCGTCACGGCGCCCAACAAGTTCGCCGCGCAGGGGTCGCTGGACGCCATGGTCGCCGCCATGGCGGCGGTGCGCGGGCTCGCGGTCGCGCTGATGAAGATCGCCAACGACATGCGCTGGCTCGCCTCGGGTCCGCGCTGCGGCCTCGGCGAGTTGCTGCTGCCCGCCAACGAGCCGGGCTCCTCGATCATGCCCGGCAAGGTCAACCCGACCCAGTGCGAGGCCCTGGTGATGGTCTGCATCCAGGTAATCGGCGAGGACAACGCGGTCGCCTTCGCGGGCGCGCAGGGCAACTTCGAGCTCAACGCGATGCGCCCGATCATCATCAACAACACGCTGCACGCCATCCGCGTGCTGGGCGACGCCTGCGAGAAGTTCCGGACCTACTCGGTCGCGGGCACGGAACTCAACCGGACGCGGATCGACGAGACGGTGAACCAGTCGCTGATGCTGGTCACGGCCCTGTCGCCGGTGATCGGCTACGACCTCGCCTCGAAGATCGCCCACCGCGCCAACGACGAGGGCACGACCCTGCGCGAGGCCGCCCTGGCCGAGGGCGTCCCGGCCGAGCGCTTCGACGCGGTCTGCGATCCCAGGACCATGATCGGCCACGGGCTGGCCGGGGCCTAG